In one Stenotrophomonas maltophilia genomic region, the following are encoded:
- the oleC gene encoding olefin beta-lactone synthetase, with protein MNRPCNIAARLPELARERPDQIAIRCPGRRGAGNGMAAYDVTLDYRQLDARSDAMAAGLAGYGIGRGVRTVVMVRPSPEFFLLMFALFKLGAVPVLVDPGIDRRALKQCLDEAQPEAFIGIPLAHVARLALRWAPSATRLVTVGRRLAWGGTTLAALERAGAQAGPMLAATDGEDMAAILFTSGSTGVPKGVVYRHRHFLGQIELLGSAFGMEAGGVDLPTFPPFALFDPALGLTSVIPDMDPTRPAQADPARLHDAIQRFGVTQLFGSPALMRVLARHGRPLPSVTRVTSAGAPVPPDVVATIRGLLPAGAQFWTPYGATECLPVAVVEGHELERTRAATEGGAGTCVGNVVAPNEVRIIAIDDAPLADWSQVRVLATGEVGEITVAGPTATDSYFNRPQATAAAKIAETLADGSTRIVHRMGDVGYFDAQGRLWFCGRKTQRVETPHGPLYTEQVEPVFNTVQGVARTALVGVGPAGAQVPVLCVELQRGQSDSPALHEALRALAGARLPEAGLQHFLVHPAFPVDIRHNAKIGREKLAVWASAELEKRA; from the coding sequence ATGAACCGACCCTGCAACATTGCTGCGCGGTTGCCTGAACTGGCCCGTGAACGCCCCGACCAGATCGCCATCCGCTGCCCCGGCCGCCGCGGCGCCGGCAACGGCATGGCGGCCTACGATGTGACCCTGGACTATCGGCAGCTGGATGCCCGCAGCGACGCCATGGCCGCCGGCCTGGCCGGCTACGGGATTGGGCGCGGCGTGCGCACGGTGGTGATGGTGCGGCCCTCGCCGGAGTTCTTCCTGCTGATGTTCGCCCTGTTCAAGCTGGGTGCGGTGCCGGTGCTGGTCGATCCCGGCATCGACCGGCGTGCGCTGAAGCAGTGCCTGGACGAAGCCCAGCCGGAGGCCTTCATCGGCATCCCGCTGGCCCACGTGGCACGGCTGGCGCTGCGCTGGGCGCCGTCGGCGACCCGCCTGGTCACGGTGGGACGGCGGCTGGCCTGGGGCGGGACCACCCTGGCCGCGCTGGAGCGCGCGGGCGCGCAGGCCGGGCCGATGCTGGCGGCCACCGACGGCGAGGACATGGCCGCGATCCTGTTCACCAGCGGCTCTACGGGCGTGCCCAAGGGCGTGGTCTACCGCCATCGCCATTTCCTGGGCCAGATCGAGCTGCTGGGCAGCGCCTTCGGCATGGAGGCCGGCGGGGTGGACCTGCCGACCTTCCCGCCCTTCGCCCTGTTCGATCCCGCATTGGGGTTGACCTCGGTGATCCCGGACATGGACCCCACGCGGCCCGCGCAGGCCGATCCGGCACGCCTGCATGATGCGATCCAACGCTTCGGCGTGACCCAGCTGTTCGGCTCGCCTGCGCTGATGCGGGTCCTGGCCCGCCATGGCCGGCCGCTGCCGTCGGTGACCCGGGTGACCTCGGCCGGTGCCCCGGTTCCGCCGGATGTGGTCGCCACCATCCGTGGCCTGCTGCCGGCCGGCGCGCAGTTCTGGACGCCGTACGGTGCCACCGAATGCCTGCCGGTGGCGGTGGTGGAAGGCCATGAACTGGAGCGCACCCGTGCGGCCACCGAGGGCGGTGCGGGTACCTGCGTGGGCAACGTGGTGGCCCCGAACGAAGTGCGCATCATCGCCATCGACGATGCACCGCTGGCCGACTGGTCGCAGGTACGCGTGCTGGCCACCGGCGAGGTGGGCGAGATCACCGTGGCCGGCCCCACCGCCACCGACAGCTATTTCAATCGTCCGCAGGCCACCGCTGCGGCGAAGATTGCCGAAACGCTGGCCGATGGCAGTACCCGCATCGTGCATCGCATGGGCGATGTCGGCTATTTCGACGCGCAGGGCCGTCTGTGGTTCTGCGGACGCAAGACCCAGCGCGTGGAAACCCCGCACGGCCCGCTCTACACCGAACAGGTCGAGCCGGTGTTCAACACGGTGCAGGGCGTGGCACGCACCGCGCTGGTCGGCGTGGGTCCCGCGGGCGCGCAGGTGCCGGTCCTGTGCGTGGAGCTGCAGCGTGGACAGTCCGACAGCCCGGCGCTGCATGAAGCGCTGCGCGCCCTTGCCGGCGCACGCCTGCCCGAGGCCGGGCTGCAGCACTTCCTGGTGCATCCGGCGTTTCCCGTCGATATCCGTCACAACGCCAAGATCGGCCGCGAGAAGCTCGCCGTCTGGGCCAGCGCCGAACTGGAGAAGCGCGCATGA